A genomic segment from Symbiobacterium terraclitae encodes:
- a CDS encoding glycosyltransferase codes for MKFVILATGTRGDVQPFVALAQGLAGAGHEAVLAAPGSFEPFARGHGVSFHPMGSDYAALLESPEGKAALGGNPVKMVQVLRQTVFPMMRRMLDDAWEAAQGAGAVIYHPKALAGVHLAERLGVPCFIGAPVPVVVPTAAFPAPAFVGRSLGGPLNRLTYYAVRSGSRPFRGMIDEWRRTRLGLGPRREGEYTHRGRPVPVLHAFSRHVVPPPADWPPEAIVTGYWFPRPAREWAPPPALTAFLEAGPPPVYVGFGSMSGIDREGINRMVVAALARAGMRGVLATGTGEAPAPLSDTVLAIPGAPHDWLFPRMAAVVHHGGAGTTAAGLAAGRPTVICPATTDQPFWGHIVHRLGVGPAPIPRRQLTAERLAEAVRAATGDPEMQRRAAALGEAIRAEDGVAQAVAEILRRVGALAG; via the coding sequence ATGAAGTTCGTCATCCTGGCCACCGGAACCCGGGGAGACGTCCAGCCCTTCGTCGCCCTGGCGCAGGGCCTCGCCGGCGCCGGTCACGAGGCGGTGCTGGCGGCGCCCGGCAGCTTCGAACCGTTCGCCCGGGGTCACGGGGTCAGCTTTCATCCGATGGGGAGCGACTACGCGGCCCTGCTGGAATCGCCGGAGGGGAAGGCGGCTCTGGGCGGAAACCCGGTGAAGATGGTGCAGGTGCTCCGGCAGACCGTCTTCCCCATGATGCGCCGGATGCTGGATGACGCCTGGGAGGCGGCGCAGGGGGCCGGGGCGGTCATCTATCATCCGAAGGCGCTGGCGGGGGTCCACCTGGCGGAGCGACTCGGGGTGCCCTGCTTCATCGGCGCCCCGGTTCCGGTGGTGGTGCCGACTGCGGCATTTCCGGCGCCGGCCTTCGTGGGACGCAGCCTTGGCGGCCCGCTCAACCGGCTCACGTACTACGCCGTGCGGTCGGGCAGCCGCCCGTTCCGGGGGATGATCGACGAGTGGCGCCGGACCCGGCTCGGCCTCGGCCCGCGCCGTGAGGGCGAGTACACGCACCGCGGGCGGCCGGTCCCCGTACTCCACGCCTTCAGCCGGCACGTGGTGCCCCCGCCGGCCGACTGGCCGCCGGAGGCGATCGTCACGGGCTACTGGTTCCCCCGGCCGGCACGGGAGTGGGCGCCGCCGCCTGCCCTGACCGCCTTCCTGGAGGCGGGCCCGCCCCCGGTCTACGTGGGGTTCGGGTCGATGAGCGGCATCGACCGGGAGGGCATCAACCGGATGGTCGTCGCTGCCCTGGCCCGGGCCGGGATGAGGGGAGTCCTGGCCACCGGGACCGGCGAGGCTCCTGCGCCCCTTTCCGACACCGTCCTGGCCATTCCCGGTGCCCCGCACGACTGGCTCTTCCCCCGGATGGCCGCCGTCGTGCACCACGGCGGTGCCGGCACCACCGCGGCAGGACTGGCGGCAGGCAGGCCGACGGTGATCTGCCCCGCCACGACGGATCAGCCGTTCTGGGGCCACATCGTGCACCGGCTGGGCGTCGGCCCCGCCCCGATCCCCCGGAGGCAGCTCACCGCCGAGCGGCTGGCGGAGGCGGTTCGGGCCGCGACCGGAGACCCGGAGATGCAGCGCCGGGCCGCCGCCCTGGGCGAGGCGATCCGGGCGGAGGACGGCGTCGCACAAGCGGTGGCGGAGATCCTGCGGCGGGTCGGTGCACTGGCCGGATGA
- a CDS encoding VOC family protein — translation MSQPIPWEGFHHIALVTPDLDATIAFYGGVLGMQVGEIRVGGGVLPQRHCFIRPGDSVQTWGLHFFENPSAQIHRLTMEQLQQGGFIPGALQHIAFSLPDARAAEALRQRLREHGVEVTPTGTIGPIQNMLFFDPHGILLEATWPRVE, via the coding sequence ATGAGTCAACCGATTCCGTGGGAGGGATTCCACCACATCGCACTGGTCACCCCAGATCTGGACGCCACCATTGCTTTCTACGGCGGCGTGCTCGGGATGCAGGTCGGTGAGATCCGCGTCGGCGGGGGTGTGCTGCCGCAGCGGCACTGCTTCATCCGCCCGGGCGACTCGGTGCAGACCTGGGGCCTGCACTTCTTCGAGAACCCGTCCGCCCAGATCCACCGGCTGACGATGGAGCAGCTCCAGCAGGGCGGGTTCATCCCCGGCGCGCTGCAGCACATCGCCTTCTCGCTGCCCGATGCCAGGGCCGCCGAGGCGCTGCGGCAGCGGCTGCGGGAGCATGGCGTGGAGGTCACGCCCACCGGTACCATCGGCCCCATCCAGAACATGCTGTTCTTCGACCCGCACGGCATCCTGCTGGAGGCGACGTGGCCGCGGGTGGAATGA
- a CDS encoding DUF4269 domain-containing protein: protein MINWVDLRSGTAAQRQAYAALQELRIMEVLAPYDPVLAGTFPLDLNVPGSDLDIICEVHDGEAFGRTLTEAYGHLPGFAVRSAVKHGLPAVICGFRYGDLPVEVFGQPMPSRENHAWRHMAAEARLLALAGPGAAEEIRRLKAGGLKTEPAFAEYFALPGDPYETLLALADAPDNELGGLVERARRTRAECLFCRIATGGEASRVYEDPYTLAFMNIRQANPGHVLVIPKRHVEQVFDLDSDLAGRLGQTIAAVSRAIRAAFGVTDLNVFQNNGEAAGQEIYHVHFHLFPRRPGDGLFQVYPGHLPPPQPRAVLDDLAGRIRAEL from the coding sequence GTGATCAACTGGGTGGACCTGCGCAGCGGGACGGCCGCACAGCGGCAGGCGTACGCCGCGCTGCAGGAGCTGCGGATCATGGAGGTGCTGGCGCCCTACGATCCGGTGCTGGCGGGAACCTTCCCCCTGGACCTGAACGTCCCGGGCAGCGACCTTGACATCATCTGTGAGGTGCACGACGGCGAGGCGTTCGGGCGCACCCTGACCGAGGCGTACGGTCACCTGCCCGGGTTCGCGGTGCGATCCGCGGTGAAGCACGGCCTGCCCGCCGTCATCTGCGGCTTCCGCTACGGGGACCTCCCGGTGGAAGTCTTCGGGCAGCCGATGCCCTCCCGGGAGAACCATGCCTGGCGCCACATGGCGGCGGAGGCGCGCCTGCTTGCCCTCGCCGGCCCCGGGGCAGCGGAGGAGATCCGCCGGCTCAAGGCGGGGGGCCTGAAGACGGAGCCCGCCTTCGCCGAGTACTTCGCCCTGCCCGGCGACCCCTATGAGACCCTGCTCGCGCTGGCCGACGCGCCGGACAACGAGCTGGGCGGGCTGGTCGAGCGCGCCCGGCGCACCCGGGCCGAGTGCCTCTTCTGCCGGATCGCCACGGGCGGGGAGGCCAGCCGGGTGTACGAGGATCCGTACACCCTGGCGTTCATGAACATCCGCCAGGCGAACCCGGGGCACGTGCTGGTGATCCCGAAGCGGCACGTGGAGCAGGTCTTCGACCTGGACAGCGACCTGGCCGGCCGCCTCGGCCAGACCATCGCCGCCGTGAGCCGGGCGATCCGGGCGGCGTTCGGGGTGACCGATCTCAACGTGTTTCAGAACAACGGCGAGGCGGCTGGTCAGGAGATCTACCACGTCCACTTCCACCTCTTCCCCCGACGCCCGGGGGACGGACTGTTCCAGGTCTACCCGGGGCACCTTCCGCCGCCCCAGCCCCGCGCTGTCCTCGACGACCTGGCCGGGCGCATTCGGGCGGAACTGTGA
- a CDS encoding DoxX family membrane protein has product MHQRTIQDPPLARFLFDSTSSAWIWLLARLYLGWQWLQAGWHKVTDPAWMNGGTALQGYWTRAVAVPEPPAKPAIAYGWYRDFLSMLLEGGHYTWFAKLVAVGEVVVGVALILGLLTGFAAFFGAFMNFNFMLAGSASTNPVLFTLAILLLLAWKVAGFWGLDRYLLPALGTPWDRRPAAPERFEPEPVSPADERPRV; this is encoded by the coding sequence GTGCACCAGCGGACGATTCAGGATCCGCCGCTGGCTCGATTCCTGTTCGACAGCACTTCCTCGGCCTGGATCTGGCTCCTGGCCCGGCTCTACCTGGGCTGGCAGTGGCTGCAGGCGGGGTGGCACAAGGTCACGGACCCGGCCTGGATGAACGGCGGCACCGCACTGCAGGGATACTGGACCCGGGCGGTGGCGGTGCCGGAACCGCCGGCCAAGCCCGCAATCGCCTACGGCTGGTACCGCGACTTCCTCAGCATGCTCCTGGAAGGCGGTCACTACACCTGGTTCGCCAAACTGGTGGCCGTGGGCGAGGTGGTGGTCGGCGTGGCGCTGATCCTCGGCCTGCTGACGGGCTTCGCCGCCTTCTTCGGGGCCTTCATGAACTTCAACTTCATGTTGGCGGGCTCTGCCAGCACCAACCCGGTACTCTTCACCCTGGCGATCCTGCTGCTGCTGGCCTGGAAGGTTGCGGGCTTCTGGGGCCTCGACCGGTACCTGCTGCCCGCCCTGGGCACGCCGTGGGACCGGCGGCCCGCAGCCCCCGAACGGTTCGAACCCGAGCCGGTGTCACCGGCGGATGAACGACCGCGGGTGTGA
- a CDS encoding Hsp20/alpha crystallin family protein has translation MYLSLFDLMRRQRQLMRAEVPPLTPWWEEDDHSLTVRFRTTGLDPQSVQVQVSEFALAISGHRTREERLEGPGFFRFNATAGAVARSFPLPCRVVPGAATMAWRSPDELEVRLTKA, from the coding sequence ATGTACCTTTCCCTGTTTGACCTCATGCGGCGGCAGCGGCAGCTGATGCGCGCCGAGGTCCCGCCGCTCACCCCGTGGTGGGAGGAGGACGACCACTCCCTGACGGTCCGGTTCCGCACCACGGGCCTTGACCCGCAGTCCGTCCAGGTGCAGGTGAGCGAGTTCGCCCTCGCCATCTCCGGCCACCGCACCCGGGAGGAGCGGCTGGAGGGTCCGGGCTTCTTCCGGTTCAACGCCACGGCGGGCGCCGTGGCCCGGTCGTTCCCGCTGCCGTGCCGGGTCGTGCCCGGCGCCGCGACGATGGCCTGGCGTTCGCCGGACGAGCTGGAAGTTCGGCTCACAAAAGCATGA
- the trxA gene encoding thioredoxin, whose translation MASEKVITLSAENWAREVEQSTEPVLVDFWAVWCGPCRMIAPVVEEIAADYEGRLKVGKLNVDENNELAARYGVVSIPTLLVFKNGQPVERIVGFQPKKELAAKIDRALA comes from the coding sequence GTGGCCAGCGAGAAGGTAATTACGCTCTCGGCCGAGAACTGGGCCCGGGAGGTGGAGCAGTCGACTGAGCCCGTCCTGGTGGACTTCTGGGCCGTCTGGTGCGGTCCGTGCCGGATGATCGCCCCCGTGGTGGAGGAGATCGCCGCCGATTACGAAGGGCGCCTGAAGGTCGGCAAGCTGAATGTGGATGAGAACAACGAGTTGGCCGCACGCTACGGCGTGGTGTCGATTCCCACCCTGCTGGTGTTCAAGAACGGGCAGCCGGTGGAGCGCATCGTCGGCTTCCAGCCTAAGAAGGAGCTGGCTGCGAAGATCGACCGGGCCCTGGCATAG
- the ltaE gene encoding low-specificity L-threonine aldolase: MRLIDLRSDTVTRPTPEMRRAMYEAEVGDDVYGEDPTVNRLQERAAELLGKEDALFVPTGTQGNQVAVLTHTRRGEEVIVEAEAHVYIYEVAGIAALSGCQVKPVPGVNGAMDPEAVAAAIREDNVHYPRTGLVCVENTHNRSGGCVVPTENIAAVAGAAHRRGIPVHMDGARIFNAAVALGRPAAELVAPVDSVMFCLSKGLAAPVGSLLVGSRDFIAEARRHRKLLGGGMRQAGVLAAAGLVALELMIDRLADDHANARRLAEGINEIPGLAVDMATVQTNMVLTEVTDPRWTAPALVQALREEGVLCNATGPQHIRLVTHKDVTAADVEIALATIDQVVKAGPQ, encoded by the coding sequence ATGCGGCTGATCGATCTGCGCAGCGATACCGTAACCCGGCCCACGCCCGAGATGCGCAGGGCCATGTACGAGGCCGAGGTCGGCGACGACGTCTACGGCGAGGACCCCACGGTCAACCGGCTCCAGGAGCGGGCCGCCGAACTGCTGGGAAAGGAGGACGCCCTCTTCGTGCCCACCGGCACCCAGGGCAACCAGGTGGCGGTGCTCACCCACACCCGCCGGGGTGAGGAGGTCATCGTCGAGGCGGAGGCCCACGTCTACATCTACGAGGTGGCCGGCATCGCCGCCCTTTCCGGCTGCCAGGTGAAGCCCGTGCCGGGCGTGAACGGCGCCATGGACCCCGAGGCGGTGGCCGCGGCCATCCGCGAGGACAACGTGCACTACCCCCGCACCGGCCTGGTCTGCGTGGAGAACACCCACAACCGCTCCGGCGGCTGCGTCGTGCCAACGGAGAACATCGCGGCCGTCGCCGGGGCGGCCCACCGGCGGGGCATCCCCGTGCACATGGACGGCGCCCGCATCTTCAACGCCGCCGTCGCCCTGGGCCGGCCGGCCGCCGAGCTGGTCGCCCCGGTGGACTCGGTGATGTTCTGCCTCTCCAAGGGGCTGGCGGCGCCGGTGGGGTCGCTGCTGGTGGGCAGCCGGGACTTCATCGCCGAGGCCCGGCGCCACCGGAAGCTCCTGGGCGGCGGCATGCGCCAGGCCGGCGTGCTGGCCGCGGCGGGCCTCGTCGCGCTGGAGCTGATGATCGACCGGCTGGCGGACGACCACGCCAACGCCCGCCGGCTGGCGGAGGGGATCAACGAGATCCCCGGCCTCGCCGTCGACATGGCCACGGTGCAGACCAACATGGTGCTCACGGAGGTCACCGACCCCCGCTGGACCGCCCCTGCCCTGGTGCAGGCGCTGCGGGAGGAGGGCGTGCTCTGCAACGCCACCGGTCCGCAGCACATCCGGCTCGTCACGCACAAGGACGTGACCGCGGCGGACGTGGAGATCGCCCTGGCCACGATCGACCAGGTCGTGAAGGCGGGGCCGCAGTAG
- a CDS encoding THUMP domain-containing class I SAM-dependent RNA methyltransferase: MATAPMGLEAVVARELKGLGYGQQQVENGRVRFAGEELAVCRANLWLRTADRVLVEMAEFPATTFEELFQGVRAIPWEDWIPEDGRFIVNGRSHQSQLSSVPACQKVAEKAVVERLRQRYPVEWFPKSGARYSIEVSLLKDVVTVTLDTTGPGLHKRGYRKLAAEAPIKETLAAAMVLLSRWHPDRPLLDPCCGSGTIPVEAALIGHNLAPGLHRTFDAEAWGRIPARLWEEAREEAFDLADYDRPLDIRGSDIDAEVLELAQHHLRAAGLSRSVRLERRPLQQVEKYASYGYLITNPPYGERMGEREAVEELYRDLGRLARRLEDWSVFVITAHKGFERFFGRRADRKRKLYNGRIECDLYQFEGPYHGRRVPGTGEESSAEG; the protein is encoded by the coding sequence ATCGCCACCGCCCCGATGGGGCTGGAGGCGGTGGTCGCCCGGGAGCTGAAGGGCCTGGGCTACGGCCAGCAGCAGGTCGAGAACGGGCGGGTCCGGTTCGCGGGCGAGGAACTGGCCGTCTGCCGCGCCAACCTCTGGCTGCGCACGGCGGACCGGGTGCTGGTGGAGATGGCGGAGTTCCCGGCCACCACCTTCGAGGAGCTGTTCCAGGGGGTGCGGGCCATCCCCTGGGAGGACTGGATCCCCGAGGACGGCCGGTTCATCGTCAACGGCCGCTCCCACCAGTCGCAGCTCTCCAGCGTGCCCGCCTGCCAGAAGGTGGCCGAGAAGGCGGTGGTGGAGCGGCTACGGCAGCGCTACCCCGTGGAGTGGTTCCCCAAGAGCGGCGCCCGGTACAGCATCGAGGTCTCGCTGTTGAAGGACGTGGTCACGGTCACGCTGGACACCACCGGGCCGGGGCTGCACAAGCGGGGCTACCGCAAGCTGGCGGCGGAGGCCCCGATCAAGGAGACGCTGGCCGCGGCGATGGTGCTGCTCTCCCGCTGGCACCCCGACCGGCCGCTGCTGGACCCCTGCTGCGGGTCGGGCACCATCCCCGTCGAGGCGGCGCTGATCGGCCACAACCTCGCCCCCGGCCTGCACCGCACCTTCGATGCCGAGGCCTGGGGGCGGATCCCGGCGCGCCTCTGGGAGGAGGCCCGGGAGGAGGCCTTCGACCTGGCCGACTACGACCGGCCGCTGGACATCCGCGGCTCGGACATCGATGCCGAAGTGCTGGAGCTGGCCCAGCACCACCTGCGGGCCGCCGGCCTCTCCCGGTCGGTCCGGCTGGAGCGCCGGCCGCTGCAGCAGGTCGAGAAGTACGCCTCCTACGGCTACCTGATCACCAACCCGCCCTACGGCGAGCGGATGGGGGAGCGGGAGGCCGTCGAGGAGCTCTATCGCGACCTCGGCCGGTTGGCCCGCCGGCTGGAGGACTGGTCGGTTTTCGTGATCACCGCGCACAAGGGGTTCGAGCGGTTCTTCGGCCGCCGGGCCGACCGGAAGCGCAAGCTCTACAACGGTCGCATCGAGTGCGACCTCTACCAGTTCGAGGGGCCCTACCACGGCCGCCGCGTCCCCGGGACGGGGGAGGAAAGCTCCGCGGAAGGCTGA
- a CDS encoding replication-associated recombination protein A: MDLFSWAAAQESAKSAPLAARMRPQNLDEYVGQEHLVGPGRFLRRALEAGQLPSCILFGPPGTGKTTLARLAAQYVNAHFEQLNAVTSGVQDIRRIVDEARARMGQYGQKTVVFIDEIHRWRKDQQDALLPHVEEGLITLVGATTQNPLVSVNAPLVSRTRIFELKALSDQDVARLLDRALRTPGRGLGNYNATVTPEAMEHLVRTAGGDARVALNALELAAVLTPPDAQGRRVVTLEAAEEALLKRAVVYDHDGDEHYHVASALIKSIRGSDPDAALYWLARMIYAGEDPRFIARRLVISAAEDIGLADPQALVIAQAAADAVSFIGMPEGRIPLAEAVVYLCCAPKSNSAYLAIDRALATVEREKTPPVPNHLKDTGYGSGERLGYGKGYLYPHDYPGAWVAQRYLPEGVEGPFWEPKPLGREEALARALRERRSGGNGGQR, from the coding sequence ATGGATCTCTTTTCGTGGGCCGCGGCCCAGGAGTCGGCGAAGAGCGCGCCGCTGGCCGCCCGCATGCGCCCGCAGAACCTGGATGAGTACGTGGGCCAGGAGCACCTGGTGGGCCCCGGCCGCTTCCTGCGCCGGGCGCTGGAGGCGGGGCAGCTGCCCTCCTGCATCCTGTTCGGTCCGCCCGGCACCGGCAAGACCACGCTCGCCCGTCTGGCTGCCCAGTACGTCAACGCCCACTTCGAGCAGCTCAACGCCGTGACCTCGGGGGTGCAGGACATCCGCCGCATCGTCGACGAGGCCCGGGCCCGCATGGGCCAGTACGGACAGAAGACCGTGGTCTTCATCGACGAGATCCACCGCTGGCGCAAGGACCAGCAGGATGCCCTCCTGCCCCACGTCGAGGAGGGGCTGATCACGCTGGTGGGGGCGACCACCCAGAACCCGCTGGTCTCGGTGAACGCGCCGCTGGTCAGCCGGACCCGCATCTTCGAGCTGAAAGCGCTCAGCGACCAGGACGTGGCCCGCCTGCTGGACCGTGCGCTGCGGACCCCGGGCCGGGGCCTGGGCAACTACAACGCCACGGTCACCCCCGAGGCGATGGAGCACCTGGTGCGCACCGCCGGCGGCGACGCCCGGGTGGCGCTCAACGCCCTGGAGCTGGCGGCGGTGCTCACGCCGCCCGACGCCCAGGGCCGCCGGGTGGTCACGCTGGAGGCGGCGGAGGAGGCCCTGCTGAAGCGGGCCGTGGTCTACGACCACGACGGGGACGAGCACTACCACGTGGCCTCCGCCCTGATCAAGTCGATCCGGGGTTCCGACCCCGACGCGGCGCTCTACTGGCTGGCCCGGATGATCTACGCCGGCGAGGACCCCCGGTTCATCGCCCGGCGCCTGGTGATCTCGGCCGCGGAGGACATCGGCCTCGCAGACCCCCAGGCCCTGGTGATCGCCCAGGCGGCCGCCGACGCGGTCTCGTTCATCGGCATGCCCGAGGGGCGCATCCCCCTCGCGGAGGCGGTGGTCTACCTCTGCTGCGCGCCCAAGTCCAACAGCGCCTACCTGGCCATCGACCGGGCGCTGGCGACGGTGGAGCGGGAGAAGACGCCGCCCGTGCCCAACCACCTGAAGGACACCGGCTACGGTTCGGGCGAGCGGCTCGGATACGGCAAGGGCTACCTGTACCCCCACGACTACCCCGGCGCGTGGGTGGCGCAGCGCTACCTGCCCGAGGGGGTGGAGGGTCCCTTCTGGGAACCGAAGCCCCTGGGGCGTGAGGAGGCCCTGGCCCGGGCGCTGCGGGAGCGCCGGTCGGGCGGGAACGGCGGGCAGCGCTGA
- a CDS encoding nuclear transport factor 2 family protein — MAQTVMTERERIEQAVTRFFHMCNTHCPGNLAPLMTADVELAAEREARGQEDVHSYFVWLWQTYPDLTFRVEHVIVDGTAAAAEVTSEAKGLRLPRCVVFNFRDGLIRRIKWY; from the coding sequence GTGGCACAGACCGTCATGACCGAGCGCGAGCGCATCGAGCAGGCCGTGACCCGCTTCTTCCACATGTGCAACACCCACTGCCCGGGGAACCTGGCCCCCCTGATGACAGCCGACGTGGAGCTGGCTGCCGAGCGGGAGGCCAGGGGGCAGGAGGACGTGCACAGCTACTTCGTCTGGCTCTGGCAGACCTACCCTGACCTCACCTTCCGGGTGGAGCACGTGATCGTGGACGGCACAGCTGCTGCCGCCGAGGTGACGTCGGAGGCGAAGGGGCTGCGCCTGCCCCGGTGCGTCGTCTTCAACTTCCGGGACGGCCTCATCCGCCGCATCAAGTGGTACTAG
- a CDS encoding response regulator: MALRILLVEDDPDIQRMVQLSLQFQGGHEVSVASGGKEGLEKAEQEKPDLILLDVMMPEMDGYETCRRLKANPATAAIPVVFLSARAQQSEIQKGRELGAIGYLVKPFDPLTLSSQLEAMLRS, translated from the coding sequence ATGGCACTTCGGATCCTGCTGGTCGAGGACGATCCCGACATTCAGCGGATGGTGCAGCTCTCTCTGCAGTTCCAGGGAGGCCACGAGGTCAGCGTCGCCTCCGGCGGCAAGGAAGGGCTGGAGAAAGCCGAGCAGGAGAAGCCGGACCTGATTCTCCTGGACGTGATGATGCCGGAGATGGACGGCTACGAGACCTGCCGGCGGCTGAAAGCCAACCCGGCCACCGCCGCGATTCCGGTCGTGTTCCTGAGCGCCAGGGCGCAGCAGTCGGAGATCCAGAAGGGACGGGAGTTGGGTGCCATCGGGTACCTGGTGAAGCCCTTCGACCCGCTGACCCTCTCCAGCCAGCTGGAGGCGATGCTCCGGTCGTAG
- a CDS encoding response regulator: protein MDVTKILQEVYWHSLDGIVIADKDTYIIDVNPAYELITGYSRSELIGRKTNIVRSGLTPPEVYREMWSQLRTRGRWVGEFINRHKNGNLWYSFVSITRIVDEGGSVVAYVGIARDISARKQMEQQLRQNLKEIQSARELADAQATRLRALLDSVGEAIIMFDTQGICVVANHQAGDMLGLAAEEIVGRSVHELHSLTLRSLGASGAFLWNPGPDGGPPIELETTVIETREERPRVFHEFAAPVQDDAGRVIGRIYVYRDITKETELDRMKTEFIATVSHELRTPMTSIKGSLGLVLGGAAGDIPAEARDLLTIARNNTDRLIRLINDILDISRLEAGKMEIRPAPVRVDEAVRRAVQEMAGFARQRAIELKTDVPEGLPRVMADSDRLQQVLDNLLSNAVKFSPKGSEVLVRARAEEGVVRFDVIDHGPGIPPEQTTAIFDRFYQVDNAASRKTGGTGLGLAICRGIVEEHGGRIWVESTVGKGSTFSFTLPVEPPEPEIPLPLNVNARTVLVVDDDPDIVRLIMLSLEQEGIQAVGATSGAQALEIARSRHIDAITLDLMMPGEDGVSVIHRLKEDPATRDIPVVVVSAYTGGKERELKATGVADVVAKPIDEARLLSSIRGVLGDRRDGSPQPSILVVDDDPDVRRIVSVILERSGYSVRTAHDGQEAFRMIMAERPDLLILDLMMPNLDGFQLVRLLRQRRWTQQIPLLVLTALDLTEGEKTLLQLGPTSHLTKGPQIQEEVVARVRALLAKR from the coding sequence TTGGATGTCACCAAGATTCTCCAGGAGGTCTACTGGCACAGCCTGGACGGCATCGTCATCGCGGACAAGGACACCTACATCATCGACGTCAACCCCGCATACGAGCTGATCACCGGCTATTCCCGCAGCGAGCTGATCGGCCGGAAGACCAATATCGTCCGCTCCGGCCTCACCCCGCCCGAGGTCTACCGGGAGATGTGGTCGCAGCTGCGGACCCGCGGCCGCTGGGTGGGCGAGTTCATCAACCGGCACAAGAACGGCAACCTCTGGTACTCCTTCGTCTCGATCACGCGGATCGTGGACGAAGGGGGATCGGTGGTTGCCTATGTCGGTATTGCCCGGGACATCAGCGCCCGCAAGCAGATGGAGCAGCAGCTGCGCCAGAACCTCAAGGAGATCCAGTCGGCCCGGGAGCTGGCCGACGCCCAGGCCACGCGGCTCCGGGCGCTGCTCGACTCGGTGGGCGAGGCCATCATCATGTTCGACACCCAGGGGATCTGCGTGGTGGCCAACCACCAGGCCGGCGACATGCTGGGGCTGGCGGCGGAGGAGATCGTAGGGCGGTCGGTCCACGAGCTGCACTCGCTGACCCTGCGCTCCCTGGGCGCCAGCGGCGCCTTCCTGTGGAACCCGGGCCCCGACGGCGGGCCGCCCATCGAGCTGGAGACCACCGTCATCGAGACCCGCGAGGAGCGGCCGCGGGTCTTCCACGAGTTCGCCGCCCCCGTGCAGGACGACGCAGGCCGGGTGATCGGCCGCATCTACGTCTACCGCGACATCACCAAGGAGACCGAGCTGGACCGGATGAAGACCGAGTTCATCGCCACGGTCTCCCACGAGCTCAGGACGCCCATGACCTCGATCAAGGGGTCGCTGGGCCTGGTGCTGGGCGGCGCGGCCGGCGACATCCCGGCTGAGGCCCGGGACCTGCTGACCATCGCCCGCAACAACACCGACCGGCTGATCCGGCTCATCAACGACATCCTGGACATCTCCCGCCTCGAGGCCGGCAAGATGGAGATCCGCCCGGCGCCGGTGCGCGTCGACGAGGCCGTGCGGCGGGCCGTGCAGGAGATGGCCGGCTTCGCCCGGCAGCGCGCCATCGAGCTCAAGACCGACGTGCCCGAGGGGCTGCCCCGGGTGATGGCCGACAGCGACCGGCTGCAGCAGGTGCTGGACAACCTGCTCTCCAACGCCGTCAAGTTTTCGCCCAAGGGGAGCGAGGTCCTGGTGCGCGCCCGGGCGGAGGAGGGCGTCGTGCGCTTCGACGTGATCGACCACGGCCCCGGCATCCCGCCCGAGCAGACCACGGCCATCTTCGACCGCTTCTACCAGGTGGACAACGCCGCCTCCCGCAAGACCGGCGGCACCGGACTGGGCCTGGCGATCTGCCGCGGGATCGTGGAGGAGCACGGCGGCCGGATCTGGGTCGAGTCCACCGTGGGCAAGGGTTCCACCTTCTCGTTCACCCTGCCCGTGGAGCCGCCGGAGCCGGAGATCCCGCTCCCGCTGAACGTCAACGCCCGCACGGTGCTGGTGGTGGACGACGACCCCGACATCGTCCGGCTGATCATGCTCTCGCTGGAGCAGGAGGGCATCCAGGCCGTGGGTGCGACGTCGGGAGCCCAGGCGCTGGAGATCGCGCGCAGCCGGCACATCGACGCCATCACCCTGGACCTGATGATGCCCGGCGAGGACGGCGTCTCGGTGATCCACCGGCTGAAGGAGGACCCGGCGACCCGGGACATCCCGGTGGTCGTGGTCTCGGCCTACACCGGCGGCAAGGAGCGCGAGCTAAAGGCGACGGGCGTGGCCGACGTGGTGGCCAAGCCCATCGACGAGGCCCGCCTGCTCTCCAGCATCCGGGGCGTGCTGGGCGACCGTCGGGACGGGAGCCCGCAGCCCTCGATCCTGGTGGTGGACGACGACCCGGACGTGCGGCGGATCGTCAGCGTCATCCTGGAGCGGTCGGGCTATTCGGTGCGCACGGCCCACGACGGCCAGGAGGCCTTCCGCATGATCATGGCCGAGCGGCCCGACCTGCTGATCCTCGACCTGATGATGCCGAACCTGGACGGCTTCCAGCTGGTGCGGCTGCTCAGGCAGCGGCGCTGGACGCAGCAGATCCCCCTGCTGGTGCTCACGGCCCTCGACCTGACCGAGGGGGAGAAGACGCTGCTGCAGCTGGGGCCCACCTCCCACCTGACCAAGGGGCCGCAGATCCAGGAAGAGGTGGTCGCTCGAGTGCGGGCGCTGCTGGCGAAGAGGTGA